From one Cyanobacterium stanieri PCC 7202 genomic stretch:
- a CDS encoding multisubunit sodium/proton antiporter, MrpD subunit (PFAM: NADH-Ubiquinone/plastoquinone (complex I), various chains~COGs: COG0651 Formate hydrogenlyase subunit 3/Multisubunit Na+/H+ antiporter MnhD subunit~InterPro IPR001750~KEGG: ana:all1842 putative monovalent cation/H+ antiporter subunit D~PFAM: NADH/Ubiquinone/plastoquinone (complex I)~SPTR: NADH dehydrogenase subunit N; TC 2.A.63.1) has product MTTFTVIAVFLPLFTGFSIYLVNKIDRIFCFFTVCFSAFYASYILINDINLPVQLLDNAGVQLLINNLSGYFILTNALVTGAVILYCWQIGKKTFFYTQLIVLHGSMNALFLSADFLSVYVALEVVAISAFLLVVYPRTDNTLWVGIRYLFISNIAMLFYLIGTILVYKSNQSFAFEGLINSPPEAIALIFLGLFTKGGVFVLGLWLPLTQSESESSVSAILAGVVEKAGIFPLLRCTMMMDEFNTLIHIVGVATAFFGVIYALFSQDTKRILASSTVSQFGWILVAPEVGGYYALAHGLAKANLFMAVGALPSRSIRQLQDRVMSTRLWLTLLVGSLSICGFPLFFGFAAKTLVLNSLSPTEELFMNISAVGTAMIYAKFIFLPSHGVDRVKSHIWWGVIPLMTIIFVANFLYFPAYTPLNVAKALGLNAIGFLLHFLIFKKVVFTLSRYFEELEQIMGIMILMLVVLFWMVISWSPVSFFA; this is encoded by the coding sequence ATGACAACTTTTACAGTTATAGCAGTTTTTCTTCCTTTATTTACAGGATTTTCTATTTATTTAGTTAATAAAATAGATAGGATATTTTGCTTTTTTACCGTTTGTTTTTCGGCTTTTTATGCCAGTTATATTCTGATTAATGATATAAATTTACCTGTACAATTATTAGACAATGCTGGGGTACAACTACTAATAAATAATCTCAGTGGTTATTTTATTTTAACCAACGCCCTTGTTACTGGAGCCGTTATTTTATACTGTTGGCAAATAGGCAAAAAAACCTTTTTTTATACTCAGCTTATTGTCCTACATGGTAGTATGAATGCTCTGTTTCTGAGTGCTGATTTTTTGAGTGTTTATGTTGCTCTAGAAGTGGTTGCCATATCAGCTTTTTTGTTGGTAGTTTATCCCCGTACGGATAACACTTTGTGGGTAGGAATTCGTTACCTTTTTATTAGTAATATAGCCATGTTATTTTACCTCATCGGAACTATATTAGTTTATAAAAGTAATCAATCTTTTGCCTTTGAAGGATTAATCAATAGTCCCCCAGAAGCTATCGCCCTTATTTTCCTAGGTTTGTTTACCAAAGGAGGAGTTTTTGTGTTGGGGTTATGGTTGCCCTTAACCCAGTCTGAGTCTGAAAGTTCGGTTTCTGCCATCCTTGCGGGAGTAGTGGAAAAAGCGGGTATTTTTCCGTTGTTACGTTGTACGATGATGATGGATGAATTTAATACTCTTATTCATATTGTTGGAGTAGCCACGGCATTTTTTGGTGTTATATATGCCCTATTTTCTCAAGATACAAAAAGAATTTTGGCATCTAGTACCGTATCGCAATTTGGATGGATATTAGTGGCGCCAGAGGTAGGAGGATATTACGCCCTTGCCCATGGTTTAGCCAAGGCAAACTTATTTATGGCGGTTGGAGCATTACCTAGTCGCAGTATTCGGCAATTACAAGATAGGGTAATGAGTACCAGATTATGGTTAACATTGCTGGTGGGTAGTTTATCTATCTGCGGATTTCCTCTCTTTTTCGGTTTTGCCGCCAAAACCCTTGTGCTCAACAGTCTTTCTCCTACAGAAGAGCTATTTATGAATATTAGTGCGGTGGGTACTGCTATGATTTATGCTAAGTTTATCTTTTTACCTAGTCATGGGGTAGATAGGGTTAAATCTCATATTTGGTGGGGGGTAATACCTTTGATGACAATTATTTTTGTGGCTAATTTTCTCTACTTTCCTGCCTATACTCCTCTCAATGTTGCTAAGGCTTTAGGATTAAATGCGATCGGTTTTTTGTTACATTTTTTAATCTTTAAAAAAGTAGTTTTTACATTATCTCGATATTTTGAAGAATTAGAACAAATTATGGGGATAATGATTTTAATGTTAGTTGTATTATTTTGGATGGTAATATCATGGTCCCCAGTATCCTTTTTCGCTTAG
- a CDS encoding multisubunit sodium/proton antiporter, MrpE subunit (KEGG: cyp:PCC8801_2760 hypothetical protein~SPTR: Multiple resistance and pH regulation; TC 2.A.63.1), giving the protein MVPSILFRLVIWFLLTADFGITNVIIGVLVALLLPPYNIFSKRDSSNTEEKIHELLTIFKHILIAIPQAYKESIEMIFTPHRHEEVVREAVHPNRSKLLIFLDTYVITFTPKAVVIKYNHRGWYEVHYVRRKAVDKVVSDS; this is encoded by the coding sequence ATGGTCCCCAGTATCCTTTTTCGCTTAGTTATTTGGTTTTTATTGACCGCCGATTTTGGTATCACTAATGTAATTATTGGTGTGTTAGTTGCTTTACTTTTACCTCCCTATAATATCTTTAGTAAGAGGGATTCTAGTAATACGGAGGAAAAAATTCACGAGTTATTGACTATTTTTAAACATATTTTAATTGCTATTCCTCAAGCCTATAAAGAATCTATCGAAATGATTTTTACTCCCCATCGTCATGAGGAAGTTGTCAGGGAGGCGGTGCATCCCAATCGTTCAAAGCTACTCATATTCCTTGACACTTATGTAATTACTTTTACTCCTAAAGCGGTGGTTATAAAATATAATCATCGGGGATGGTATGAGGTGCATTATGTCAGACGAAAAGCTGTTGATAAAGTAGTTAGTGATTCTTAA